The following proteins are co-located in the Tripterygium wilfordii isolate XIE 37 chromosome 2, ASM1340144v1, whole genome shotgun sequence genome:
- the LOC119981259 gene encoding E3 ubiquitin-protein ligase listerin isoform X2 translates to MGRQKGEARSKARPSSSSLAASLLPSESAAATVGFGGYIGSSRFDPSLAGSDSGTFPDVDSEVAVHLKRLGRKDATTKLKALASLSLLFKQKPGKEIVPILPQWAFEYKRLLLDYNREVRRAANDTMANLVVTVGRDIAPHLKSLMGPWWFSQFDPVPEVSSAGKQSLQAAFPAQEKRLDALMYCTSEIFMYLEENLKLTPQSMSDRSAALDELEEMHQQAISSSLLALATLLDVLICVRLERPSFEDGTVEPRNASKARATAISLAEKLFYAHKCFLDFLKSKSPTIRSATYSVLSSFIKNIHEAIEGNLKTLAPAILGAFEEKDPICHSSMWDVILLFSRRFPDSWMLLNVQKTLVNQLWHFLRNGCFGSQKVSYPALVLFLDVVPSKAVGGEKFFLDFLHNLWAGRNLLYSSSAEHGPFFQAFRECFLWVLQNASRYCGNVDTTSCFQATLVDDIPVKLLWQDYLFFVDSRKLERVACGMPEDIILEDSNGLVYRKKLDIANIKYPTGYLRHLGTYIVEILSGIYLQDRGLLSPFCMEFQKNCLGMFQETESGEAPTGQMERIIQFISLLEQHAIQKGETWPLAYLIGPMWTKSFALIKSLDLPDAVELLSVTVSLFGPRKIVREFLINDEAADSSCALADDRDKEVEPEKFVQVFKETFIPWCLLEHNSSNSARLDLLLVFLDDEYFSEQWHAIISHAIDLDGSQSGKGCLDSDWLIVLTMLLEKARAKIMKRQVGVHSNNQQGFHPDYLHHKLLDSAVIAIASSIPPIRTYDAQFVCAVLGGSTEGNQISFVSRNTVILIFKEVFKKILTFVEGSSFTCVRESGPLLTAEANNLAAGKQYSTNVIEIADFALEVLNGSFFCLETLKDDHELVSGILASIFVIKWEHEMLRSENDALDDVYKKKTKDRLDFGKSILRCFCRISDRFWSSLSIDCRKRLGIVLVHFVRASIFQKDELGTAKISSLGCNWMLELLDCLCQNEDEEQILLDQLLSKGDKWPVWVNLEGSASLDMESVSIDFYAFRNLELVSLIDKLCQKIGIDKVIGGAVKNDPPLPQMEATDENEFSRAWLAAEMLCTWNWPEGGAVISFLPSLTKYAKNQSHSSREKLLDSIFNILLDVSLINGGSCADILFRVCPALDDVVDKIEEPYLRALVSLLATLFKADVWAIGKGMRLLDMLASRLHIGEVVNQNCLKILPLIVSVLLRFSSQRSLNTGQCSKDDDLDSLDEHQIQDTVKDWLRRTLLLPPLVTWQTGQDIEEWFLLVLSCYPIGANGVRETLKLERNISSVERALILDLYRKQRIGSHAFPTNLPPLVQMLLSKLMIISVGYCWKEFIDEDWEFFFSHLRCWIQSAVVMMEEVAENINDAITGSSTSDNMSVILKNLGQIVLISNDFPIDIASNALASFSLFCGHPGFQQSENVENPEMLLTQRFDPIKDRIVEGILRIFFCTGIAEAIASSYCDEATSTVASSRLEHLSFWKLIASNVVNSSLQARDRAVKSVKFWSLSKGPIDSLYAILFSTRSIPSLQFAAYVVLTTEPISQLAVIEDESASPSVADSTSPDLDTSHLDLVSGKNIHLKEEISCMIEKSPFEVLETDLVAQERVNVFLAWSLFLSHLSSFSLSSVREQLVQYVLDSTNLIILDCIFQHIPLDSCMSQSQKKRDTEIPAATSAAASAATHAITTGSLLFYVESLWPIDAVKMASLAGALLGLMLRVLPAYARGWFTELRDRSFSPLIESFVRSWCSPPLVANELLQIKKANIADENLEVSVSKSTNEVVATYKKEETGMDLIIRLPASYPLRPVDIDCTRSLGISEVKRRKWLMSLASFVHNQNGALAEAIRIWKRNLHKEFEHVEECPICYSVIHTVNHSLPRLACKTCKHKFHSHCLFKWFRTSHKSTCPLCQSQF, encoded by the exons ATGGGGAGGCAGAAGGGAGAAGCAAGGAGCAAGGCTCGTCCTTCAAGCAGCAG TCTCGCCGCTTCGCTCTTGCCGTCAGAATCAGCGGCCGCGACTGTGGGATTCGGTGGGTACATTGGAAGCTCCAGGTTCGATCCTTCCCTCGCTGGCAGCGACTCAGGCACCTTTCCG GATGTAGACAGTGAAGTGGCAGTACACTTGAAAAGACTTGGGAGGAAGGATGCTACCACCAAG CTTAAGGCTCTGGCATCTCTGTCTCTACTGTTTAAACAGAAGCCTGGAAAGGAAATTGTTCCAATTCTTCCACAATGG GCATTTGAATACAAGAGGCTGTTGCTGGACTACAATAGAGAAGTTCGTCGAGCTGCTAATGACACCATGGCTAATCTTGTTGTCACTGTTGG AAGAGATATAGCTCCACACCTAAAGTCTTTGATGGGACCATGGTGGTTTTCTCAATTTGATCCAGTTCCTGAAGTTTCCTCAGCTGGGAAGCAATCATTACAG GCAGCATTTCCGGCCCAAGAAAAGAGATTAGATGCTTTAATGTATTGCACAAGTGAgatatttatgtatttggaaGAAAATTTGAAGCTCACACCACAAAGTATGTCTGACAGATCAGCTGCTTTGGATGAATTGGAAGAGATGCATCAGCAG GCAATATCTTCATCATTGCTGGCGTTGGCCACACTTCTCGATGTTTTGATATGTGTGCGATTGGAAAGACCTAGTTTTGAAGACGGAACTGTGGAACCTAGAAATGCTTCAAAGGCTAGGGCAACTGCTATTTCTTTGGCTGAAAAGTTGTTCTATGCTCATAAATGTTTCCTAGATTTCTTGAAATCTAAGAGCCCTACAATCCGATCAGCTACTTATTCAGTGTTAAGTAGTTTTATCAAGAACATTCATGAAGCAATTGAAGGAAATTTGAAAACTTTAGCTCCTGCAATACTGGGTGCTTTTGAGGAAAAGGATCCTATCTGTCATTCATCAATGTGGGATGTCATTTTACTATTTTCTAGGAGATTCCCTGACAGCTGGATGCTTTTAAATGTTCAGAAAACTCTAGTAAACCAGCTTTGGCACTTTCTTAGGAACGGGTGCTTCGGATCTCAGAAGGTCTCTTATCCAGCTctagttttgtttttggatgTAGTGCCTTCAAAAGCGGTTGGTGGAGAGaagttttttcttgattttctccATAACCTTTGGGCTGGAAGGAATCTATTATATTCTTCAAGTGCAGAGCATGGACCATTTTTCCAAGCATTTAGAGAATGCTTTCTCTGGGTCCTGCAGAATGCTTCAAG ATATTGTGGTAATGTAGATACCACATCTTGCTTTCAAGCCACTCTTGTTGATGATATCCCAGTAAAGCTGCTGTGGCAAGACTACCTGTTTTTTGTTGACTCAAGAAAACTGGAGAGGGTAGCCTGCGGAATGCCTGAGGATATCATACTTGAGGACAGCAATGGACTTGTATACAGGAAGAAATTGGACATAGCAAATATCAAATATCCTACTGGTTATCTACGACATTTGGGAACCTATATTGTTGAAATTCTTTCAGGCATCTATTTACAGGATCGTGGTCTACTGTCACCATTTTGTATGGAATTTCAGAAGAATTGCCTTGGGATGTTTCAGGAAACAGAGAGCGGAGAAGCACCTACTGGGCAAATGGAACGCATTATTCAGTTTATATCGCTACTGGAACAACATGCAATTCAGAAAGGGGAAACTTGGCCCTTGGCTTATTTAATTGGACCAATGTGGACCAAGTCCTTCGCCTTGATAAAATCACTT GACTTGCCAGATGCTGTGGAACTTTTGTCAGTGACAGTTTCACTCTTTGGCCCGCGTAAGATTGTCCGagaatttttaatcaatgatgaAGCGGCAGATTCCTCCTGTGCTCTTGCTGATGACAGGGATAAAGAAGTGGAGCCTGAAAAATTTGTGCAGGTGTTCAAGGAAACGTTTATCCCTTGGTGTTTGCTTGAACATAATTCCAGCAATAGTGCTCGACTTGATCTATTGCTTGTGTTTCTTGATGATGAATATTTCTCTGAGCAGTGGCATGCTATTATTTCACATGCAATTGATCTAGATGGTTCTCAAAGTGGCAAAGGTTGTCTGGACTCAGACTGGTTAATTGTGTTGACAATGCTTTTAGAGAAAGCAAGAGCTAAAATTATGAAGAGGCAGGTGGGAGTTCATTCCAATAATCAGCAAGGCTTCCATCCAGATTACTTGCATCACAAGCTTCTGGATTCTGCTGTTATTGCCATTGCGAGTTCCATTCCTCCCATCCGTACTTATGATGCTCAGTTTGTATG TGCAGTGCTTGGTGGATCAACCGAAGGCAATCAAATTTCTTTTGTGTCCAGAAATACAGTCATCCTCATATTTAAGgaggtttttaaaaaaatacttacTTTTGTTGAGGGGTCCTCTTTCACTTGTGTTAGGGAGTCGGGTCCCTTGTTAACTGCTGAAGCAAACAATCTTGCTGCAGGAAAACAATATTCTACAAACGTGATTGAGATTGCTGACTTTGCTCTTGAAGTTCTTAATGGTAGCTTTTTCTGCTTAGAAACGCTCAAGGATGATCATGAGCTAGTTTCAGGTATTTTAGCTTCAATATTTGTTATAAAGTGGGAGCATGAGATGTTAAGATCAGAGAATGATGCACTTGATGATGTATACAAGAAAAAAACTAAGGACAGGTTGGACTTTGGCAAATCTATTCTGCGATGTTTTTGTAGAATTAGTGATCGATTCTGGAGTAGCCTCAGCATTGACTGTAGGAAGAGACTTGGAATTGTCTTGGTTCACTTTGTTAGGGCTTCCATCTTCCAGAAAGATGAACTTGGTACTGCCAAAATATCTTCACTAGGGTGCAATTGGATGCTTGAACTCTTGGATTGTCTCTGTCAAAATGAGGATGAAGAACAAATTCTGTTAGATCAGCTCCTGAGTAAAGGTGATAAATGGCCTGTGTGGGTCAATCTAGAGGGATCAGCCTCCTTAGATATGGAAAGTGTGTCCATTGATTTTTAT GCATTTCGGAACCTTGAGCTTGTTTCTTTAATTGACAAGCTTTGTCAGAAAATTGGGATTGATAAAGTTATTGGTGGTGCTGTCAAAAATGACCCTCCACTCCCTCAAATGGAAGCAACCGATGAAAATGAATTTTCAAGAGCCTGGCTAGCTGCTGAAATGTTATGCACATGGAATTGGCCAGAAGGTGGTGCAGTCATTTCCTTCTTGCCTTCTCTAACTAAATATGCGAAGAATCAAAGTCATTCTTCTCGGGAAAAGTTGTTAGATTCCATCTTCAACATTTTGCTTGATGTTTCCCTTATCAATGGAGGAAGTTGCGCAGATATTTTATTTAGAGTTTGTCCTGCCTTGGATGATGTGGTAGATAAGATTGAAGAACCATATTTAAGAGCTCTTGTATCTTTGCTTGCTACTTTGTTCAAAGCTGATGTATGGGCAATAGGCAAAGGTATGAGACTCCTTGACATGCTTGCAAGTAGACTTCACATCGGTGAAGTAGTCAACCAAAATTGTTTGAAGATTCTTCCCCTGATTGTAAGTGTTCTATTACGATTCTCCAGTCAAAGGAGCCTCAATACTGGACAGTGTAGCAAGGATGATGACCTTGATTCTTTAGATGAACATCAGATACAGGATACTGTGAAGGACTGGCTCCGCAGAACTCTATTGTTACCTCCTTTGGTCACATGGCAAACAGGACAAG ATATTGAAGAATGGTTTCTGTTGGTTCTGTCTTGTTATCCTATTGGTGCAAATGGGGTCAGAGAAACATTAAAGCTGGAGAGAAACATAAGCTCAGTGGAAAGGGCACTTATACTTGATTTATACCGAAAACAGAGAATTGGTTCCCATGCATTTCCTACTAACTTGCCACCACTGGTCCAGATGCTGCTATCAAAGCTAATGATTATTTCAGTTGGCTATTGCTGGAAGGAATTTATTGACGAAGATTGGGAGTTCTTCTTCTCTCACTTGAGGTGCTGGATTCAATCTGCTGTTGTAATGATGGAGGAAGTAGCAGAAAACATAAATGATGCTATCACTGGGAGCTCGACTTCTGATAACATGTCTGTTATCCTTAAGAACCTTGGGCAGATTGTTTTGATTTCAAACGACTTTCCAATAGACATTGCAAGTAATGCTCTGGcatcattttctttgttttgtgggCATCCGGGATTCCAACAATCAGAAAATGTTGAAAATCCAGAAATGCTGCTGACTCAGAGATTCGATCCTATTAAAGATAGGATTGTAGAAGGCATTCTTCGCATATTTTTCTGCACTGGCATTGCTGAGGCCATTGCAAGTTCCTACTGCGATGAGGCTACATCTACTGTAGCTTCATCTCGATTAGAGCATCTTTCCTTCTGGAAGTTGATAGCTTCAAATGTTGTCAACTCATCACTACAGGCCAGAGACAGAGCAGTGAAATCTGTTAAATTTTGGAGTTTAAGCAAAGGTCCTATTGACTCTTTGTATGCTATCCTGTTTTCAACCAGATCAATACCATCTTTGCAGTTTGCTGCATATGTTGTTCTCACTACAGAACCCATTTCACAGTTGGCTGTCATTGAAGATGAAAGTGCAAGTCCCTCGGTTGCGGATTCAACCAGCCCTGACCTCGATACAAGTCATCTCGATCTGGTATCAGGCAAAAATATCCATTTGAAGGAGGAAATATCTTGCATGATCGAGAAATCACCTTTTGAAGTGCTTGAAACGGATTTGGTGGCACAGGAAAGG GTGAATGTCTTCCTGGCATGGTCTCTGTTTCTATCACATTTGTCCTCGTTCTCATTATCCTCTGTGAGGGAGCAGTTGGTCCAGTATGTTCTAGATTCAACAAATTTGATAATATTAGATTGCATTTTCCAGCACATTCCTTTGGACTCGTGTATGTCACAAAGTCAAAAGAAGAGAGATACTGAAATTCCTGCTGCCACATCAGCAGCTGCATCTGCTGCAACACATGCCATCACCACTGGTTCCCTATTATTTTATGTGGAATCATTATGGCCTATTGATGCAGTGAAAATGGCTTCACTTGCTGGAGCACTACTCGGTTTGATGCTTCGCGTCCTTCCTGCTTATGCACGAGGGTGGTTTACTGAGTTACGTGACCGCTCTTTTTCACCTCTTATAGAATCTTTCGTAAGATCATGGTGCAGTCCTCCTTTGGTTGCAAATGAACTTTTGCAG ATAAAGAAGGCCAATATTGCTGATGAGAATCTTGAAGTAAGTGTAAGTAAATCAACAAATGAGGTTGTTGCTACCTACAAGAAGGAAGAGACAGGAATGGATTTAATTATTCGTCTCCCTGCATCTTACCCATTGCGGCCCGTTGACATTGATTGTACAAGGAGCCTTGGAATTAGTGAGGTGAAGCGGAGGAAATGGTTAATGTCTTTGGCATCATTTGTTCATAATCAG AATGGAGCTTTAGCTGAAGCTATACGGATATGGAAGCGCAATCTTCACAAGGAATTTGAACATGTTGAGGAGTGTCCAATTTGTTACAGTGTTATCCACACTGTCAACCACAGCCTCCCTCGTCTTGCTTGCAAGACCTGTAAGCACAAGTTTCATTCGCATTGCCTCTTCAAGTGGTTCAGAACATCCCACAAGTCGACTTGCCCATTGTGCCAGTCCCAATTCTAA